The following proteins are co-located in the Trichormus variabilis 0441 genome:
- the pstS gene encoding phosphate ABC transporter substrate-binding protein PstS: protein MLSYIKRIKNNRIPVSITVLTLAMSLAACGGQQGSDNTATQDGSSGTAKDATASSPVKLDLGGNVTLTGAGASFPAPLYQSWFTELNKKYPNLQVNYQSVGSGAGVEQFIQGTVDFGASDVAMKDEEIQKVPQDKGTLLLPMTAGSIVLAYNLPDVADLKLPRAVYTDILLGNIKTWNDKKIADANPGVNLPNQPITVVYRSDGSGTTGVFTKHLSAINPDWKSKVGDGKTVNWPVGVGAKGNEGVTAQVQQTQGSIGYIEYGYAKQNGLKFAALENKDGKFVIPTEESASKTLEAVTLPTDLRAFIADPEGAESYPIVTYTWIMTYKKYADPVKAKAVEAAIEYGLTEGQKVAAELGYVPLPQNVVAKVAAVADQISPDYKIAVSGNTSASK, encoded by the coding sequence ATGCTCTCATATATCAAGAGAATTAAAAATAACCGCATTCCAGTATCAATTACCGTATTAACACTGGCGATGAGTTTAGCTGCTTGTGGTGGGCAGCAAGGCTCAGACAATACTGCAACTCAAGATGGTTCATCTGGTACAGCTAAAGATGCTACAGCTTCCAGCCCAGTAAAATTGGATCTTGGTGGCAATGTCACATTAACTGGAGCTGGTGCATCGTTTCCTGCACCGTTATATCAAAGTTGGTTCACGGAATTAAACAAAAAGTACCCCAATTTACAAGTTAACTATCAGTCAGTAGGTAGCGGCGCTGGAGTTGAACAATTTATCCAAGGTACGGTAGATTTCGGTGCTAGTGACGTAGCCATGAAGGATGAAGAAATCCAAAAAGTACCGCAAGACAAAGGTACTTTATTACTACCAATGACTGCTGGTAGTATTGTCTTGGCTTATAATCTCCCTGATGTTGCTGACCTGAAACTACCAAGGGCAGTTTACACAGACATTTTGCTAGGTAATATTAAAACTTGGAACGACAAAAAAATTGCTGATGCCAACCCTGGTGTAAATCTTCCTAATCAGCCAATTACAGTTGTATATCGTTCCGATGGTAGTGGAACTACAGGGGTATTTACTAAACACCTCAGTGCCATCAATCCAGATTGGAAAAGCAAAGTAGGCGATGGTAAAACTGTCAATTGGCCTGTGGGTGTTGGTGCGAAGGGAAATGAAGGTGTAACAGCTCAAGTCCAACAAACCCAAGGCTCTATTGGTTACATAGAATATGGCTACGCCAAACAAAACGGACTCAAGTTTGCGGCGTTAGAAAATAAAGATGGTAAATTTGTGATACCCACAGAAGAATCAGCATCTAAAACTTTAGAAGCTGTCACCTTACCAACAGACCTCCGCGCTTTTATTGCAGACCCAGAAGGTGCAGAATCTTATCCTATAGTCACCTACACTTGGATTATGACTTATAAAAAATATGCTGATCCAGTGAAAGCGAAAGCAGTGGAAGCCGCAATTGAGTATGGTTTAACAGAAGGGCAAAAGGTCGCCGCAGAACTGGGGTATGTTCCCCTACCTCAAAATGTGGTGGCAAAGGTAGCGGCTGTGGCTGACCAAATTAGTCCAGATTATAAAATTGCAGTAAGTGGCAACACAAGCGCTAGCAAGTAA
- the pstA gene encoding phosphate ABC transporter permease PstA: MNADFPERSLTRAPMSGRTLFNTMMTGVAFLCGALALLPLLAVLSYVIIKGFSSLNLSIFTELPPAPLRQGGGFGNAILGTLLMVGIGALISIPLGVIAAIYLTEFSSGKLARWIRFATNVLSGVPSIIAGVFAYGIIVLTLVKLNLGSYSAIGGGFALAILMLPIIVRTTDEALQLVSQDLRQASVGLGATNFQTVTQVVLPAALPAIVTGSTLAIARAAGETAPLLFTALFSPFWPNSLFKPTASLAVLVYNFAISPFKNWQSLAWAASLILVLMVLITSIIARWATRQKA, translated from the coding sequence ATGAATGCTGATTTTCCTGAAAGGAGTTTAACTCGCGCCCCCATGTCTGGACGGACGCTGTTTAATACGATGATGACAGGAGTAGCATTCCTGTGTGGAGCATTAGCTCTGTTGCCGCTATTGGCAGTACTATCTTATGTCATCATTAAAGGTTTTAGTAGTCTCAATCTAAGTATATTTACAGAATTGCCGCCCGCACCTCTAAGACAGGGAGGAGGTTTTGGTAATGCCATTTTGGGTACACTATTAATGGTAGGAATTGGTGCATTAATTAGTATTCCATTAGGTGTAATAGCGGCAATTTATTTAACAGAGTTTAGCTCTGGTAAACTAGCCAGATGGATTAGGTTTGCTACTAATGTCCTGAGCGGAGTTCCTTCTATTATTGCTGGTGTATTTGCTTATGGGATTATAGTTCTGACATTGGTAAAGCTGAATTTAGGTTCTTATTCAGCTATTGGCGGGGGATTTGCATTAGCAATCTTAATGCTGCCAATTATTGTGAGAACTACTGACGAAGCTTTACAGCTAGTTTCGCAAGATTTGCGCCAAGCATCTGTAGGTTTGGGAGCTACTAATTTTCAAACAGTAACACAAGTTGTCTTGCCAGCTGCTTTACCGGCAATTGTCACAGGATCAACATTGGCGATCGCCCGTGCTGCTGGAGAAACTGCACCTTTATTGTTTACTGCCTTATTTTCACCATTCTGGCCTAATAGCTTATTTAAACCCACAGCTTCGCTGGCTGTTTTGGTTTACAACTTTGCCATTTCTCCGTTTAAAAATTGGCAGTCACTAGCCTGGGCTGCATCTTTGATTTTGGTGTTGATGGTTCTCATCACCAGTATCATTGCTCGCTGGGCAACTCGTCAAAAAGCTTAG
- the pstC gene encoding phosphate ABC transporter permease subunit PstC: MATNSQNLPSAIKSRSEADRSLDRGFIWLTRIFALAIAGTLLWIALQVTIAAWPAIKEFGIGFLAKSTWNPVNNDYGVLPQVYGTIISSFIGLLIAVPIGVGTAVLLSEDFLPVKVRTVLVFLVELLAAIPSVVYGVWGIFVLVPITTNIGRWLHSSLGWLPLFSTPPTGPGMLPAGIILAIMTLPIITAISRDALISVPPSLRQASLGLGATRWETIFQILIPSAFSGIVSAVMLALGRAMGETMAVTMLIGNSNNISLSLLAPANTISSLLANQFSEASGLQVAALMYAALVLFVLTLAVNILAEFIVLRVKRI, encoded by the coding sequence ATGGCTACAAACTCTCAAAATCTGCCATCAGCTATTAAAAGTCGCTCTGAAGCAGACAGATCCCTAGATCGAGGCTTTATTTGGCTGACTCGGATTTTTGCTTTGGCGATCGCTGGTACTCTGTTATGGATAGCTCTACAAGTCACTATTGCTGCTTGGCCGGCTATCAAGGAATTTGGTATTGGCTTTTTAGCCAAAAGTACTTGGAACCCTGTTAATAACGATTATGGGGTATTACCCCAAGTTTACGGAACGATCATTAGTTCCTTTATTGGTTTATTAATAGCTGTACCTATAGGAGTGGGAACGGCTGTTTTATTAAGTGAAGATTTTCTGCCAGTCAAAGTACGTACTGTACTAGTGTTTTTAGTAGAGTTGCTGGCAGCTATTCCCAGCGTTGTCTATGGAGTATGGGGTATTTTTGTCTTAGTACCAATCACAACTAATATAGGCAGATGGCTCCATAGTTCTTTGGGTTGGTTGCCCTTGTTTAGCACCCCTCCCACAGGCCCAGGAATGTTACCCGCAGGAATAATCCTGGCAATTATGACTCTGCCAATTATTACAGCCATCTCCCGTGATGCCTTAATTTCTGTACCTCCAAGTTTACGCCAAGCATCGTTAGGACTGGGCGCAACACGCTGGGAAACCATTTTTCAAATTCTGATTCCATCGGCTTTTTCTGGCATTGTTAGTGCTGTCATGCTAGCACTAGGACGGGCGATGGGAGAAACAATGGCTGTCACAATGCTGATTGGTAACTCCAACAATATTAGCCTTTCATTATTAGCACCAGCCAATACAATTTCTTCTCTACTTGCCAACCAATTCTCAGAAGCAAGTGGCTTGCAAGTCGCGGCTTTGATGTATGCTGCTTTAGTTTTATTTGTTTTGACTTTAGCAGTGAATATCTTGGCCGAATTTATAGTCCTCCGAGTCAAGCGAATTTAG